In one Pseudomonas sp. R84 genomic region, the following are encoded:
- a CDS encoding DUF6543 domain-containing protein produces MSPNSLTSQVDAPSKPLATDSLHAQFLEASVPQWLIDASGPRKAAIKRAGTTRPGWYTSASVQQRQHLDARFKDSVTAQIQLDKTMSTFKDIDAFARPLLIEALKSRHQVDVDVDKTFICLKRPLSMGVLAVEIGSFEVLKLPMLQAALHNFESRECEYGAFHRSSGFIVETATPGTYTSVPVNVSVRGFLSLCRDLDIGAKYQAYLKSFFHPEDTATETTLREHFIASQKAALRAAAERALLAKDIEPEDHAMILSVIKGEKRPRVGGKPVWFRDLGLMRERLVGCVVFTIAEKRRSFEAVILYVPNDPEHPLKRYTGKQVNDTFKRLFTARDARQAQSAEPTPYQRFFSQFMPYDKRPITSASSSRKQTTHLRMCCGRRGAGSSRSSPRLFRLSRFGNCHPSARKCSRTLTLTSAPR; encoded by the coding sequence CCCAATTCCCTTACTTCCCAGGTCGATGCGCCGAGCAAACCTCTGGCCACGGACAGTCTTCATGCGCAGTTCCTTGAAGCCTCTGTGCCGCAATGGCTGATCGATGCCAGCGGCCCGAGAAAAGCCGCGATCAAACGCGCCGGGACGACCAGACCGGGCTGGTACACGAGTGCGTCGGTGCAACAACGGCAGCATCTCGATGCCCGTTTCAAGGACAGTGTCACGGCGCAGATTCAACTGGACAAAACCATGTCCACGTTCAAAGACATCGACGCCTTTGCCCGGCCTTTACTGATTGAGGCGTTGAAAAGCCGGCATCAGGTCGATGTCGACGTCGACAAGACCTTTATATGCCTGAAGCGCCCTTTGTCCATGGGGGTTCTTGCGGTGGAAATCGGTTCTTTCGAAGTCTTGAAGTTGCCGATGCTGCAGGCTGCGCTGCACAACTTCGAAAGTCGGGAATGCGAGTACGGTGCCTTTCACCGCAGTTCCGGGTTTATCGTGGAAACCGCAACCCCCGGCACTTACACGTCAGTGCCCGTTAACGTGTCGGTCAGAGGCTTTCTGAGCCTGTGCAGAGATCTCGACATCGGGGCGAAATACCAGGCATATCTCAAGTCGTTTTTCCACCCGGAGGACACGGCGACTGAAACGACCTTGCGCGAGCATTTCATTGCCAGCCAGAAAGCCGCCCTGAGGGCCGCCGCCGAACGAGCATTGCTGGCCAAGGATATCGAGCCGGAAGATCACGCAATGATCCTCTCGGTCATCAAGGGTGAAAAACGCCCCAGAGTGGGAGGGAAACCGGTCTGGTTTCGTGACTTGGGGCTGATGCGGGAAAGACTGGTCGGCTGCGTCGTCTTCACGATTGCTGAAAAGCGTCGTTCGTTCGAGGCGGTGATTCTCTATGTGCCCAATGATCCTGAACATCCGCTCAAGCGCTACACCGGCAAGCAAGTCAACGACACGTTCAAGCGCCTGTTTACCGCCCGCGATGCACGACAGGCACAGAGCGCCGAGCCGACGCCTTACCAACGGTTTTTCAGCCAGTTCATGCCTTATGACAAACGCCCTATTACTTCAGCCAGTTCGTCAAGGAAGCAGACGACGCACCTGCGGATGTGCTGTGGTCGCCGTGGCGCCGGATCATCGAGGTCATCACCCCGGCTTTTCCGTTTATCGAGATTCGGGAACTGCCACCCAAGCGCACGAAAATGCAGCCGGACCCTGACCCTTACCTCGGCGCCTCGCTGA